One Scomber scombrus chromosome 1, fScoSco1.1, whole genome shotgun sequence DNA segment encodes these proteins:
- the pabpn1l gene encoding embryonic polyadenylate-binding protein 2: MAENHLEYGYLEGESIVEHFAEDPELAAIKARVQELEMEEETERLKEEEERCDAAEMQLLTSSPRPGPFYNMTPEERIDADNRSVYVGNVDYGATADELEIHFNGCGPVNRVTILCDRFTGHPKGFAYIEFSDRDSVQSAIGLHETLFRGRVLKVMPKRTNMPGISTTDRGGHRGGHTRGRGRGFRPPRYQNSSRGRFRYQSTRPQHQTPHPYYGGPSVGKRQWGNMDYHEQMPKRYPCLLLITPPSEELGAGSSGQHYPQQR; this comes from the exons ATGGCGGAAAATCATCTGGAGTACGGCTACCTGGAGGGCGAGTCCATCGTGGAGCATTTCGCCGAGGACCCA gAGTTGGCGGCCATCAAGGCCAGAGTTCAGGAGCTGGAGAtggaagaagagacagaaaggctgaaggaggaggaggaaagatgtGATGCTGCAGAGATGCAGCTTCTGACCAGCAGCCCGCGGCCTG GGCCTTTCTACAATATGACTCCTGAGGAGAGGATAGATGCAGACAACAGATCTGTCTATGTAGGAAAT GTAGACTATGGAGCTACTGCCGACGAGTTGGAGATCCATTTTAACGGCTGTGGTCCCGTCAACCGAGTGACCATCTTGTGCGACCGGTTCACCGGCCACCCCAAAGG CTTTGCCTACATTGAGTTCTCAGATCGTGACTCTGTGCAGAGTGCTATTGGTTTACACGAGACCTTGTTCAGAGGAAGAGTCCTTAAG GTAATGCCTAAGAGGACTAACATGCCAGGGATCAGCACCACAGACAGGGGAGGGCACCGAGGTGGCCACACCAGAGGCAGAGGACGGGGCTTCCGTCCACCCCGATACCAGAACAGCTCTCGGGGCAGGTTCAGGTACCAGTCAACCAGACCACAACACCAAACACCCCACCCTTACTATGGAGGCCCATCAGTGGGGAAGAGACAGTGGGGAAACATGGATTACCATGAACAGATGCCTAAACGTTACCCATGTCTTCTCCTCATCACCCCACCATCAGAGGAGTTGGGGGCAGGGTCGAGTGGACAGCATTACCCCCAGCAGCGCTAG
- the trappc2l gene encoding trafficking protein particle complex subunit 2-like protein, translated as MAVCIAVIAKENYPLYIRSVPTQNELKFHYTVHTSLDVVEEKISAVGKALGDQRELYLGLLYPTEDFKVYGYVTNSKVKFVIVVDSSNTSLRDNEIRSMFRKLHNSFTDVMCNPFHNPGDTIQSKAFDGIVSGMMVQTG; from the exons ATGGCGGTGTGCATAGCAGTGATCGCAAAAGAG AACTACCCGCTGTATATCCGCAGTGTGCCTACTCAGAATGAGCTGAAGTTTCACTACACTGTGCACACTTCTCTGGATGTGGTGGAGGAGAAGATCTCAGCTGTGGGCAAAGCTTTGGGAGACCAGAGAGAGCTGTACTTGGGTCTGCTATACCCCACTGAAGACTTCAAAGT ATATGGGTACGTAACCAACTCCAAGGTGAAATTTGTCATTGTTGTGGACTCGTCAAATACATCATTGCGGGACAATGAAATAAGAAGT atGTTCAGAAAATTGCACAACTCCTTTACAGATGTAATGTGCAACCCATTCCACAATCCCGGGGACACTATTCAGTCCAA GGCCTTCGATGGTATCGTATCTGGAATGATGGTTCAAACTGGCTGA